TAGACGAGCATCACGGTCTACATGTCCACGACGAACAACGTAGGTTGTCACATTGCTCGAAAGATTATCTACAGCACCGAATGCAACTTTCGCACCTGCAGCTACATATACTTCAGCAATAATGTTTGCCGTAGCAGCTTCTTCTGTTAGAGATACATAGTTTTCAACATAAGTGACTGAACTATTCTCTTCAGCCACGATGATGACATGGTTGTATAATCCAGCATCTTTTGCACCGATGGCAAATATAGCTTGTAGTGGAACGTCTAATTCTACATTACGTGGAACATAGATAAATGCTCCTCCGTTTACACATGCAGCATGAAGAGCTGTTAAACGATTCTCATCAACTTGCACAGCCTCACCGAAAAGGTATTTCTTTACAAGGTCTTCGTGCTTAGTTAAAGCCGTCGTAATATCTGTAAAAATAACACCTTTATCTTCTAGTTCTTGAGAAAGCTTAGAATAAACAGTAGAGCCATCTTGCTGAGCAAGAAGCGTTTTTACTTTCTCTTCTTCCCCAACAAGGTTGCGCATTGCCTCAGGCAGTGACGCCACACTATCTACAGTTGAAACAGTAGCTAGCTCATGGTTACCTGCGGTGAAGTTCCATTTATCGATCTTCGTTTTATCTGGTTTTGGAAGAGCAAGCGTCGTTGCAAGCTCTGCTCCTTTTACACGGATGTCTTTAAACCAAGTTGGTTCATTGCGTCCATCCGAGAATGCTTGAATTTGTTCTATATCGAACGTTACTTTTGTCTCGATTGACATACATATCCACCCTTTACTGTTGATTCGTTCATTCGCTATTGTACTTGAACGTTATGTTACACGTGAATTAAGCTTCTTGGTTTACACGCTCGTCTTCAATGCCAAGTTCTTCTTTAATCCAGTCGTAACCTTCTGCTTCAAGACGCTTAGCTAATTCAGAACCACCAGACTTCACAATACGTCCTTGCATCATTACGTGTACTTTATCAGGCGTGATGTAGTCAAGTAGACGTTGGTAGTGAGTGATGATTAGGCAACCAAACTCAGAGCTACGCATCGCATTAATACCTTTTGATACAACTTTAAGTGCATCGATATCTAAACCTGAATCAATTTCATCAAGGACCGCAAGCTTTGGCTCAAGCATCATTAGTTGAAGAATCTCATTACGTTTTTTCTCTCCGCCTGAGAAGCCTTCATTTAAATAACGTTGTGCAAATTGTTGATCCATTTCAAGAAGATCCATTTTCTCATCTAGTTTACGAATAAACTTCATCAATGAGATTTCGTCACCCTCTTCACGTCCTGCATTGATTGCAGAGCGTAAGAAGTCTGCGTTTGTAATCCCGCTGATTTCTGAAGGATACTGCATAGCTAGGAAAAGACCTGCTTTTGCACGCTCGTCTACTTCCATACTAAGAACATCTTCACCTTTCATCGTGACAGATCCACTTGTGATTTCATATTTAGGGTGACCCATAATAGCTGACGCTAGAGTTGATTTACCTGTTCCGTTTGGTCCCATGATAGCGTGGATTTCTCCACCGTTAACTTCAATACTGAAGCCTTTAAGAATTTCCTTACCTTCAATTGAAACGTGTAAGTTCTCGATCTTTAAGAATGGTACTGACATCTCTATGACCTCCAAATTATCTCGCTTTTTAAAAAAGCACTTTGATTTCGAATTATCTCGAATTATTCTCAATCTATTCTCATTACAATCTTATAACAAATCCAAGATAAGTTCAAGGTAACAAGACTGCTTGAGTATAATCAACCTAAACAACTTACTTCATTATAATACATCTCTCTATACACAAAGAGGGTGGCACCAGTTGACGGCACCCCCCTCTTCTCTTTTCTAAAATAAATATCTTACGCGTGATGTTGATTGAATTCTTTGACCATTTCATTGCAGCGCTTGTATTCCTCGTCGCGAGCTTTCTCAATTTCCATTCTCTTATCGAGATTACGATTATACTCCTGGTAACCTACTCCATGTGCAGAATGCATTGCTTTTTCCATATCGCTCGTATACGCAGCGTCTAATGATTGGATAATGAATCAATCCCTTCTCTTCTGATGGACTAATCATACCATGAACGCTTTAATTGAACAAAGCGCAAAAAAGAGGCTGAGGTTCCTTTATCGGGATTCAGTACACCTATAGTATTGTCAGAAAACTTTACAGTAGAATACCTCTTGATAGCGACGTTTTTCTAGTAGTCCCATATTAATTTTTCGATTTATTTCCATT
Above is a genomic segment from Bacillus sp. FJAT-45037 containing:
- the sufC gene encoding Fe-S cluster assembly ATPase SufC, whose protein sequence is MSVPFLKIENLHVSIEGKEILKGFSIEVNGGEIHAIMGPNGTGKSTLASAIMGHPKYEITSGSVTMKGEDVLSMEVDERAKAGLFLAMQYPSEISGITNADFLRSAINAGREEGDEISLMKFIRKLDEKMDLLEMDQQFAQRYLNEGFSGGEKKRNEILQLMMLEPKLAVLDEIDSGLDIDALKVVSKGINAMRSSEFGCLIITHYQRLLDYITPDKVHVMMQGRIVKSGGSELAKRLEAEGYDWIKEELGIEDERVNQEA
- the sufD gene encoding Fe-S cluster assembly protein SufD, coding for MSIETKVTFDIEQIQAFSDGRNEPTWFKDIRVKGAELATTLALPKPDKTKIDKWNFTAGNHELATVSTVDSVASLPEAMRNLVGEEEKVKTLLAQQDGSTVYSKLSQELEDKGVIFTDITTALTKHEDLVKKYLFGEAVQVDENRLTALHAACVNGGAFIYVPRNVELDVPLQAIFAIGAKDAGLYNHVIIVAEENSSVTYVENYVSLTEEAATANIIAEVYVAAGAKVAFGAVDNLSSNVTTYVVRRGHVDRDARLEWALGQMNDGNTVSENTTHLVGDGSWTDTKTVTIGRGNQKQNFTTQIFHHGKRSEGYILKHGVMRDSATTIFNGITKIEHGATKSNGEQTERILMLSEKSRGDANPILLIDEDDVTAGHAASVGRIDPLQMFYLMSRGIARKEAERLVIHGFLAPVVTQLPIESVKEQMREAIERKVL